In Methanococcus maripaludis, a single window of DNA contains:
- a CDS encoding CGGC domain-containing protein, which produces MNTKYVVIIQCNMAKNRCSGMRCTNAFYEKTDAFKNYNKDTKYISFTCGGCCGKLVSSKLANFSRWLKKYTDVEKDEVKIHLSSCMSTDNAHYDRCPNINYLKQIINKKGYENIVEGSVFSKKSEKLREKGIYKKYQ; this is translated from the coding sequence ATGAACACAAAATACGTAGTTATAATTCAATGCAACATGGCTAAAAACCGGTGCAGCGGAATGAGATGCACCAATGCATTTTATGAGAAAACTGATGCGTTTAAAAATTATAATAAAGATACAAAATACATTTCTTTTACTTGCGGAGGGTGCTGTGGGAAATTAGTAAGTTCAAAACTTGCAAACTTTTCAAGATGGCTTAAAAAATATACCGATGTTGAAAAAGATGAAGTTAAAATACACCTTTCATCCTGCATGTCAACAGATAATGCTCATTACGACAGATGCCCCAATATTAACTACCTAAAACAGATTATAAATAAAAAAGGGTACGAAAATATCGTTGAAGGAAGTGTCTTTAGTAAAAAGTCTGAAAAATTGCGAGAAAAAGGAATTTATAAAAAATACCAATAA
- a CDS encoding mechanosensitive ion channel family protein, whose protein sequence is MILEVLEFLQNNFFYGLSYYLGIKLILVVIVGLLLSYFIEKQVKTLSETTKHTWIINEETAGLISTFVLAIFVVIALNVIESFVTYQIFGFDLKILIYSILLLYFTYRVSNRSKRYLLLKGSQEGKFAEYRLKATLFHYSVMIIAFGIVFQMLGLTDRLGTLLVAGGITGIILGFASQTVVANFISGIFLYFDKPLKIGDSVEIGTSSGIVNDIKMMSTRIRTWDGVLVRIPNEKVFNSEIINNKKYPARRVDIEVGIAYKEDADRAIELIWNMLEDMTYVLVDPEPQIFVKGLGNSSVDISVKAWAPSEKWYDVKREIIKNIKKEFDGEKIEIPFPQRTIWFPQDLKIKIDRESNENK, encoded by the coding sequence ATGATTTTAGAAGTGCTCGAATTCTTACAAAACAACTTTTTTTATGGATTGTCCTATTATTTGGGAATAAAATTAATTTTAGTAGTTATTGTCGGTTTATTGTTATCATATTTTATTGAAAAACAGGTTAAAACTTTATCGGAAACTACAAAACATACTTGGATAATAAATGAAGAAACTGCGGGACTTATTTCGACATTTGTACTTGCAATATTTGTAGTTATTGCATTAAACGTCATTGAAAGTTTTGTAACCTACCAAATATTCGGATTTGACTTAAAAATTTTGATTTACTCGATACTTTTATTATACTTCACATACCGAGTTTCTAATCGTTCTAAAAGGTATTTATTACTAAAAGGTTCACAAGAAGGAAAATTTGCGGAATATCGATTAAAAGCAACCCTATTTCACTATTCTGTAATGATCATAGCATTTGGAATAGTATTTCAGATGTTGGGGCTTACTGACCGTTTGGGAACCCTTCTTGTTGCAGGGGGAATTACAGGTATAATTTTGGGTTTTGCATCCCAAACCGTTGTTGCAAACTTCATCTCTGGAATATTCCTTTATTTTGATAAACCATTAAAAATTGGAGATTCAGTAGAGATTGGAACGAGTTCTGGAATTGTAAATGATATTAAAATGATGTCAACAAGAATTAGAACCTGGGATGGAGTATTAGTTAGAATTCCTAATGAAAAAGTCTTCAATTCAGAGATTATAAATAACAAAAAATACCCTGCAAGACGTGTAGATATCGAAGTTGGAATTGCATACAAAGAAGATGCAGACCGTGCAATAGAACTTATATGGAACATGCTTGAAGATATGACTTACGTTTTAGTTGATCCGGAACCCCAAATATTTGTAAAAGGGCTTGGAAACAGTAGCGTTGATATTTCGGTAAAAGCTTGGGCTCCAAGTGAAAAATGGTACGATGTAAAACGAGAAATTATTAAAAACATTAAAAAAGAATTTGATGGGGAAAAAATAGAAATTCCATTCCCACAGAGAACCATATGGTTCCCACAAGACCTTAAAATTAAAATTGATAGGGAATCTAATGAAAATAAATAA
- a CDS encoding DUF123 domain-containing protein, giving the protein MNNTDIPFIKFLDVLDENLKKDAVVDKISKNSNENERAFKILVSTVISARTKDETTAKVSKALFKKVKSPKDLSDISLEELEKLVHPAGFYKTKAKNLKKLGKILLEEYDSKIPNSIEELVTLPGVGRKTANLVMTLAFDDYAICVDTHVHRITNRWNYVNTEFPEDTEMELRKKLPKNYWKRINNLLVVFGQEICSPIPKCDKCFSEIREICPHYNSLKELEKIYKDFNFKKTPKTKIPKDKGTYVLRIKMNAPRTILVGKREIKFKKGDYFYIGSAMGDSMNLYNRINRHLSENKKKRWHIDYLLEFSNVKEVNVTLGRFECDVSQRFNLVFDSVESFGCSDCKCKSHLYYIKP; this is encoded by the coding sequence ATGAACAATACTGATATCCCATTTATTAAATTTTTAGACGTCTTGGACGAAAATTTAAAAAAAGATGCCGTAGTTGACAAAATATCTAAAAATTCGAATGAAAATGAACGGGCTTTTAAAATATTAGTTTCTACTGTGATAAGTGCGCGAACTAAAGATGAAACTACTGCAAAAGTATCAAAAGCGCTATTTAAAAAAGTAAAAAGTCCAAAAGACCTTTCTGACATTTCTTTAGAAGAACTTGAAAAATTAGTTCATCCTGCAGGATTTTACAAAACTAAGGCTAAAAATTTAAAAAAATTAGGTAAAATATTACTTGAAGAGTATGATTCAAAAATTCCAAACTCGATTGAAGAACTTGTAACTCTTCCCGGAGTAGGGCGAAAAACTGCAAACTTAGTAATGACCCTTGCATTTGATGATTACGCAATCTGTGTTGATACACACGTTCACAGAATTACAAATCGCTGGAATTATGTTAATACCGAGTTTCCTGAAGACACAGAAATGGAACTTAGAAAAAAACTTCCGAAAAATTACTGGAAAAGAATTAACAATCTGCTTGTTGTATTTGGGCAAGAAATATGCAGCCCGATTCCAAAATGCGATAAGTGTTTTTCCGAAATTCGAGAAATCTGTCCGCACTACAATTCATTAAAAGAACTCGAAAAAATTTATAAAGATTTTAACTTTAAAAAGACTCCAAAAACCAAAATTCCAAAAGATAAAGGTACTTACGTCTTAAGAATAAAAATGAACGCTCCAAGAACCATTCTCGTTGGAAAAAGGGAAATTAAATTTAAAAAAGGAGATTACTTCTACATTGGTTCTGCAATGGGGGACAGCATGAACCTTTACAACAGGATAAACAGACATCTGTCTGAAAATAAGAAAAAAAGATGGCATATTGATTATTTACTTGAATTTTCAAATGTAAAAGAAGTAAACGTAACTCTTGGACGATTCGAATGTGATGTTTCACAAAGATTTAATTTAGTTTTCGATTCAGTAGAATCTTTCGGATGCTCGGACTGCAAGTGTAAAAGTCACTTATATTACATTAAACCCTGA
- a CDS encoding chorismate pyruvate-lyase family protein, which produces MNDSYLKPYIVIGDLSKIHGLKNEEKILLGTDGSITNLLEILFGEEVVVETLYQKIIDNVNYRAVLLEVNGIPLIYATSETPLESIDEIHIREKIRNDLLSADIPIGKILKIHNLETRREIIEIDVKEVPDEVISKLNPKRSKIPQRTYNIIHKNKVIMTITEMFNLEDHI; this is translated from the coding sequence ATGAATGATAGTTATCTAAAGCCCTATATTGTCATAGGGGACCTTTCAAAAATACATGGGTTAAAAAACGAAGAAAAAATCCTTTTAGGAACCGACGGAAGTATTACAAACCTTTTGGAAATTCTTTTTGGTGAAGAGGTTGTTGTCGAAACACTATATCAGAAAATAATCGACAATGTAAACTACAGGGCAGTACTGCTCGAGGTAAATGGAATTCCCCTAATTTATGCAACTTCAGAAACACCGCTTGAAAGCATAGATGAGATACATATACGTGAAAAAATAAGAAACGACCTTCTTTCAGCAGATATCCCGATTGGAAAAATTTTAAAGATTCACAATTTAGAAACAAGGCGTGAAATCATCGAAATTGACGTAAAAGAAGTTCCAGATGAAGTTATAAGTAAATTGAATCCAAAACGAAGTAAAATTCCCCAAAGAACCTATAACATAATCCATAAAAACAAGGTAATAATGACGATAACCGAAATGTTTAATCTTGAAGATCACATTTAA
- a CDS encoding DUF432 domain-containing protein → MKTYIIFMFGYRPLFPEKFLIENHEIEIEELDGLLKYSRGDTSKLIKKSSYSLKIIPSPAIGYGVHYLTVKFKEPVVVPPKDTFKGYVESICDIELKLGEMELDLIKPQKEKYTIHGTVDIGDISRYHLSEVYTKEPDSLCITKFILSNGSNDWKTFEKLVFPIWETIMYYSEDKAYYPTIINLTKNGTFELINTAKSPKPGLIGTKNITPVSSFLRRI, encoded by the coding sequence TTGAAAACATATATTATATTCATGTTTGGCTACCGACCACTATTTCCGGAAAAATTTCTGATAGAAAACCATGAAATTGAAATCGAAGAACTTGATGGTTTGTTAAAATATAGCAGAGGAGATACCTCAAAATTAATCAAAAAATCATCTTATTCCTTAAAAATTATACCTAGTCCTGCGATTGGATACGGTGTTCACTATTTAACGGTTAAATTTAAAGAACCCGTGGTTGTTCCACCAAAGGATACATTTAAAGGCTACGTTGAATCAATATGCGATATTGAATTAAAATTAGGTGAGATGGAATTAGACCTGATTAAACCTCAAAAAGAAAAATACACGATTCACGGAACTGTCGATATCGGCGATATTTCAAGATACCACTTAAGCGAAGTATATACAAAAGAACCAGATTCTCTTTGTATTACAAAATTTATCCTTAGTAATGGTTCAAATGACTGGAAAACTTTTGAAAAGTTGGTATTTCCCATCTGGGAAACCATAATGTACTATTCTGAAGATAAAGCATATTACCCTACAATCATAAATCTCACAAAAAATGGAACTTTTGAATTAATAAATACTGCAAAATCACCTAAACCGGGGCTAATTGGAACCAAGAATATAACCCCAGTATCAAGTTTTTTGAGGAGAATTTAA
- a CDS encoding 3-isopropylmalate dehydrogenase, producing the protein MHKICVIEGDGIGKEVVPAAVEVLKATGVEFEFNYALAGDEVFEKTGVALPEETVNAAKTADAVLFGAAGETAADVIVKLRKILDTYANIRPVKSYNGINCLKTGIDYIIVRENTEGLYKGIESEITEGVTVATRVITKEASERIFKYAFEMAKDRKKLGMAGKVTCAHKANVLKITDGLFKKTFYEVSKDYVDIKTEDFYVDAMNMYIISRPETFDIVVTSNLFGDILSDGAVGMVGGLGMAPSGNVGDDHGLFEPIHGSAPDIAGKGLANPTATILTAVMMLRYLKENEAADRVEKALEEVLSLGLTTPDLGGTLSTSEMGQEVAKRV; encoded by the coding sequence ATGCATAAAATCTGTGTAATCGAAGGCGATGGAATCGGAAAAGAAGTGGTTCCTGCTGCTGTAGAAGTTTTAAAAGCTACTGGTGTTGAATTTGAATTTAACTACGCTTTAGCAGGCGATGAAGTATTTGAAAAAACCGGAGTGGCACTTCCAGAAGAAACAGTCAACGCTGCAAAAACTGCTGATGCAGTATTATTTGGTGCTGCTGGAGAAACTGCTGCGGATGTTATTGTAAAATTAAGAAAGATATTGGATACTTATGCAAATATTAGGCCTGTAAAATCATACAATGGAATAAACTGCCTTAAAACAGGTATTGATTACATAATCGTAAGAGAAAACACAGAAGGTCTCTACAAAGGAATAGAATCTGAAATTACCGAAGGAGTTACTGTAGCAACAAGAGTTATTACAAAAGAAGCTTCTGAGAGAATATTCAAATATGCATTTGAAATGGCAAAAGATAGGAAAAAACTGGGAATGGCTGGAAAAGTTACCTGCGCACACAAAGCAAATGTCTTAAAAATTACCGATGGATTATTTAAGAAAACATTTTACGAAGTTTCGAAAGATTACGTAGATATAAAAACTGAAGACTTTTACGTCGATGCAATGAACATGTACATAATTTCAAGACCTGAAACCTTCGATATTGTAGTTACCTCAAACTTATTTGGTGACATTTTATCAGATGGTGCAGTAGGAATGGTTGGGGGACTTGGAATGGCCCCATCAGGAAATGTTGGCGACGACCACGGCCTTTTCGAACCTATTCACGGTTCAGCTCCAGATATCGCTGGAAAAGGACTCGCAAACCCAACTGCAACAATCTTAACTGCGGTAATGATGTTGAGATATTTAAAAGAAAACGAAGCTGCCGACAGAGTTGAAAAAGCTCTCGAAGAAGTTTTAAGCCTTGGATTGACAACACCTGACCTTGGCGGTACACTTTCAACAAGTGAGATGGGTCAAGAAGTTGCAAAAAGGGTGTAA
- a CDS encoding SulP family inorganic anion transporter: protein MKINQNLNYENLKNDLFAGFTIAIVALPLAMAFAIASGVSPEKGLFTAIIAGFLISLLGGSKYQIGGPTGAFVVILFGIIASYGYEGLVIATLMAGFILIAMGLLKLGNIIKFIPYPVTMGFTSGIALIIFSTQVKDFFGLSIESVPATFLGQWSTYLTHLQLLNPYALFISILSLIILTKSKKIFSKIPSPIIAIIVGIFLVYGFNLPVETIESKFGQIPNNIPFPSLPELNLQKMELLFPSALSIAFLGAIESLMCAVVADGMTGYKHNSNKELVGQGIANIGSALFGGIPATGALARTATNIKAGATSRLSGIIHAIMLFLFMLLLSPLILKIPLATLSAILVVVAWNMAEVKHFKSILFKSPKRDRLVLLVTFLLTVFVNLNTAIQIGMLLAVIVFMQRLIEVSEVSNLKTVPQDEDPDSITLKDVPPCIEVYEVNGPFFFGIADKFKSTLNVVAKRKPSAIILRMRNVPLIDATGIKHLEEFIESSEKQNICLIISGADYKLKTKFEKYALTEKIGKENICENIDSALVRAREIIKIKHPETGLCPE from the coding sequence ATGAAAATTAATCAGAATTTAAATTATGAAAACCTTAAAAATGACTTATTTGCAGGATTTACTATTGCAATAGTCGCATTACCCCTTGCAATGGCCTTTGCAATAGCCTCAGGAGTTTCGCCTGAAAAAGGATTATTTACTGCGATAATCGCAGGTTTTCTAATTTCACTACTCGGGGGAAGTAAATATCAAATAGGGGGACCAACAGGAGCTTTTGTTGTAATACTTTTTGGAATTATAGCCTCATACGGCTACGAAGGTCTTGTAATCGCAACATTAATGGCAGGTTTTATTTTAATTGCCATGGGATTATTAAAATTAGGAAACATTATAAAATTTATTCCATATCCTGTCACGATGGGATTTACATCCGGAATTGCATTAATTATTTTTTCGACCCAAGTTAAAGATTTCTTTGGACTTTCAATTGAAAGCGTTCCTGCGACATTTTTAGGCCAGTGGTCCACATATTTAACACATTTACAGTTATTAAACCCTTATGCACTGTTCATTTCAATATTATCGTTAATTATACTTACAAAATCAAAAAAAATATTTTCAAAAATTCCTTCCCCAATAATTGCAATAATCGTTGGAATTTTTTTAGTTTATGGTTTTAATTTACCTGTTGAAACGATTGAATCTAAATTTGGCCAAATTCCAAATAATATTCCGTTCCCAAGTCTTCCGGAATTAAATCTTCAAAAAATGGAACTTTTGTTTCCAAGTGCACTATCTATCGCATTTTTGGGCGCAATAGAGTCATTGATGTGTGCAGTTGTTGCAGACGGTATGACAGGATATAAACACAACTCAAATAAAGAGTTGGTGGGCCAAGGAATTGCAAATATCGGTTCTGCGTTATTTGGAGGAATTCCTGCAACAGGGGCCCTTGCACGTACTGCAACAAATATTAAAGCAGGAGCTACATCAAGATTATCTGGAATAATTCATGCAATAATGTTATTTTTATTCATGCTATTGTTATCCCCGTTAATTTTAAAAATACCTCTTGCAACACTTTCCGCAATACTTGTAGTTGTAGCTTGGAACATGGCTGAGGTAAAACACTTTAAATCGATATTATTTAAATCTCCAAAAAGAGATAGACTCGTATTACTCGTTACATTCCTCCTTACGGTGTTTGTAAATTTAAATACTGCAATACAGATTGGAATGTTACTTGCCGTAATTGTCTTTATGCAGAGATTGATTGAAGTTAGTGAAGTTTCAAATTTAAAAACCGTGCCACAGGACGAAGACCCAGATTCAATAACATTAAAAGATGTTCCACCATGTATTGAAGTTTACGAAGTAAATGGGCCATTTTTCTTTGGCATTGCAGATAAATTCAAAAGTACTCTAAACGTGGTTGCTAAAAGAAAACCTTCTGCAATAATTCTTCGTATGCGAAATGTTCCACTAATTGATGCTACAGGAATAAAACACTTGGAAGAATTTATTGAATCATCTGAAAAACAGAACATATGCTTGATTATTTCTGGTGCAGACTATAAATTAAAAACTAAATTTGAAAAATACGCTTTAACAGAAAAAATTGGTAAAGAAAATATTTGCGAAAATATCGATTCTGCACTGGTTCGTGCACGAGAAATTATAAAAATAAAACATCCTGAAACCGGTTTGTGTCCAGAATAA
- the serB gene encoding phosphoserine phosphatase SerB, with the protein MTNNSVKKLILFDLDSTLADCEVIDEIAKFAGVESEIKKITEEAMKGKINFEESLKRRVKFLKGIPVEKLYKFAENIPIMTGAPELIGELKKQGYITALVSGGFDFGAEHVKKVLKLDYAYSNTLLSENGILTGEVVGPVMSETAKGDILEEIAANENISLENTVVVGDGANDISMFERAGFKIAFCAKEILRSKADICIDKKDLKEILNYLN; encoded by the coding sequence ATGACAAATAATTCAGTAAAAAAACTTATTTTATTTGATTTAGATAGCACACTTGCAGATTGCGAGGTAATTGACGAAATTGCAAAATTTGCAGGTGTTGAATCAGAAATTAAAAAAATAACTGAAGAAGCGATGAAAGGTAAAATAAACTTTGAAGAATCGCTAAAAAGACGGGTAAAATTTTTAAAAGGAATTCCTGTTGAGAAACTCTATAAATTTGCAGAAAATATTCCCATAATGACTGGTGCACCGGAATTAATTGGGGAACTTAAAAAACAAGGATATATTACAGCTCTTGTTAGTGGCGGATTTGATTTTGGGGCTGAACATGTTAAAAAAGTACTTAAACTTGATTACGCTTATTCAAATACTCTTTTATCTGAAAATGGAATTCTTACTGGTGAAGTCGTCGGCCCAGTAATGAGTGAGACTGCAAAAGGCGATATTTTAGAAGAAATTGCAGCAAATGAAAATATTTCTCTTGAAAACACAGTTGTAGTTGGGGATGGGGCAAACGACATAAGCATGTTTGAGCGAGCAGGCTTCAAAATAGCATTCTGCGCAAAAGAAATTTTGAGATCGAAGGCAGATATATGCATCGATAAAAAGGACTTAAAAGAAATATTGAACTACCTTAACTAA
- the amrS gene encoding AmmeMemoRadiSam system radical SAM enzyme, with product MLKEALFYEKLENCKVKCNICPRHCIISSGKRGVCGVRENIDCSLYAVNYGKICATAVDPIEKKPLFNYRPGTSVFSIATAGCNFKCKHCQNWEISQSLPEEVPFSELTPEDVVELAKNYLCEGIAYTYTEPTIFYEFMQETAKLAKKHDLFNVMVTNGYIEKEPLKKLEIDAMNIDIKGNSEFYKKICLAELEPVLETCILAKKLGIHVEITNLIVPTYNDNPKDIEFIINFVKDELGVETPLHFTAFYPHYKLTSVPSTSMDTIKKSRDMALNAGLHYVYAGNVPFGAGYNTYCPECKSIVVDRFGYQKPELHIDTSSKTPKCPKCGRDLDLIL from the coding sequence ATGTTAAAAGAAGCGCTTTTTTATGAAAAACTTGAAAATTGCAAGGTAAAATGTAACATATGTCCAAGACACTGTATAATTTCTTCTGGAAAAAGAGGAGTATGTGGTGTTCGAGAAAATATTGATTGCTCACTTTATGCAGTAAATTATGGAAAAATATGTGCAACAGCAGTTGATCCAATTGAAAAAAAACCTTTATTTAATTATCGGCCCGGTACAAGCGTTTTTTCAATAGCTACTGCAGGATGTAATTTTAAGTGTAAACACTGCCAGAACTGGGAAATAAGTCAGTCTTTACCTGAAGAAGTTCCTTTCAGTGAATTAACGCCTGAAGACGTTGTTGAACTTGCTAAAAATTACCTGTGCGAAGGAATTGCATATACTTACACCGAACCAACTATATTTTACGAATTTATGCAAGAAACAGCAAAACTGGCAAAGAAACACGATTTATTTAATGTAATGGTCACGAACGGGTACATTGAAAAGGAACCATTGAAAAAACTTGAAATAGATGCAATGAATATTGATATAAAAGGAAATAGTGAGTTTTATAAAAAAATATGCCTTGCAGAATTGGAACCTGTTCTTGAAACGTGTATTTTAGCAAAAAAACTCGGAATACACGTTGAAATTACAAATTTAATCGTTCCAACATATAATGATAATCCAAAAGATATTGAATTCATAATTAATTTTGTAAAAGATGAACTTGGGGTAGAAACTCCACTTCATTTTACTGCATTTTATCCACACTACAAACTAACATCTGTACCATCTACCAGCATGGATACAATTAAAAAATCAAGAGACATGGCGTTAAATGCAGGATTGCATTATGTTTATGCGGGAAACGTTCCATTTGGTGCAGGATACAACACTTACTGTCCGGAATGCAAATCTATTGTTGTAGACCGTTTTGGATATCAAAAACCAGAATTACATATTGATACATCATCAAAAACACCAAAATGTCCAAAATGTGGTAGAGACTTAGATTTAATACTTTAA
- the purC gene encoding phosphoribosylaminoimidazolesuccinocarboxamide synthase: protein MSYDISKITANEPIYTGKAKSIYKIEENEKEVLVEFRDDITAGNGAKHDVKSGKGYLNTIISNELFKVLEKNNVPTHLIEYIEPNHMIAKNVKIIPLEVIVRNIAAGSLCKKYPFEQGQVLKTAVTQYDYKNDDYGDPMLNNEIAIELGLATEEELVEIKKLALKVNDVLKAFFDEKGIILVDFKIEVGKTADGEIVVADEISPDTMRLWDKETKDVLDKDVFRKDLGDVLEKYKIVAERIGCLK, encoded by the coding sequence ATGTCATATGATATTTCAAAAATAACTGCAAATGAGCCAATTTATACTGGAAAAGCAAAATCAATCTACAAAATTGAAGAAAATGAAAAAGAAGTTTTGGTAGAATTTAGAGACGATATAACTGCTGGAAATGGCGCAAAACACGATGTAAAATCTGGAAAAGGATACTTAAACACTATAATTTCAAACGAACTTTTCAAAGTACTCGAAAAAAATAACGTTCCAACACACCTTATCGAGTATATCGAGCCAAACCACATGATTGCAAAGAACGTTAAAATAATTCCCCTGGAAGTAATTGTAAGAAACATTGCTGCAGGAAGTCTCTGCAAAAAATACCCATTTGAACAGGGACAGGTATTAAAAACAGCAGTTACACAGTACGATTACAAAAATGACGACTACGGAGACCCAATGCTAAATAATGAAATTGCAATTGAACTTGGTCTTGCAACAGAAGAAGAATTAGTCGAAATCAAAAAACTCGCTTTAAAAGTAAACGATGTTTTAAAAGCATTCTTCGACGAAAAAGGAATAATTTTAGTTGATTTCAAAATCGAAGTTGGAAAAACTGCAGACGGCGAAATCGTAGTTGCTGACGAAATTAGCCCTGATACAATGAGACTTTGGGATAAAGAAACAAAAGATGTTCTTGACAAGGATGTATTTAGAAAAGACTTAGGCGATGTTTTAGAAAAATACAAAATCGTTGCTGAAAGAATCGGATGTTTAAAATAA
- a CDS encoding nucleotidyltransferase domain-containing protein, with protein sequence MVTYIYLKIYILVMNALDKLYRAYYAANKSKLYFSELKELTGLSNSSLQNALRKLESEKQILKLKEKSNTYYILKNTKKTVFKFSEIDDERFWKLNRNVRAPILDFLENFPKEIDFMILFGSASRKKETEDSDIDLMVITHSFEDPDLQKRYREEINQKLEYAKSKAESRAIYPLSIVAVELNYFLTSKDHIVEQAKLTGFPVFGHQNYHEVILNVKR encoded by the coding sequence TTGGTAACTTATATATATCTAAAAATATACATTTTGGTTATGAACGCTTTAGATAAATTATATCGGGCTTATTACGCAGCAAATAAAAGTAAATTATATTTTAGCGAGTTAAAAGAACTCACTGGACTTTCAAACAGTTCTCTTCAAAATGCTTTAAGAAAACTCGAATCTGAAAAGCAAATTTTAAAATTAAAAGAAAAATCAAACACATATTATATTTTAAAGAATACCAAAAAAACAGTTTTCAAATTTTCAGAAATCGATGATGAACGATTTTGGAAATTGAATAGGAATGTAAGGGCCCCAATATTGGATTTTCTCGAAAATTTTCCAAAAGAAATCGATTTTATGATTCTTTTTGGTTCTGCATCTAGGAAAAAAGAGACAGAAGATAGCGACATAGATTTGATGGTTATAACTCATTCATTCGAAGATCCGGATTTACAAAAAAGGTACAGGGAAGAGATTAACCAGAAACTTGAGTATGCAAAATCAAAAGCCGAAAGCAGGGCGATATATCCATTAAGTATAGTTGCAGTTGAACTCAACTATTTTTTAACGTCAAAAGATCATATTGTAGAGCAGGCCAAATTAACTGGATTTCCAGTTTTTGGGCATCAGAATTACCACGAGGTAATTTTAAATGTTAAACGTTGA
- a CDS encoding HEPN domain-containing protein gives MLNVEEYFKNKDKLESAYDFHIYKKNIEKERHAKSLVHAHLDKAKHNLAFVNQNIKNGNFQDWSIVGLYYAVYHAALALVTKKGFISRSHNATMIFLIKNYTNEFRKEELQLVDELSITKKDATFYTSLKSERQKASYSTDIMFSESKVLELQKKSIDFVNKVEDIIES, from the coding sequence ATGTTAAACGTTGAAGAATATTTCAAAAATAAGGACAAACTTGAAAGCGCTTATGATTTCCATATTTACAAGAAGAATATTGAAAAAGAGCGGCATGCAAAATCTCTTGTGCATGCACATCTTGATAAGGCAAAACACAATCTTGCATTTGTAAACCAAAACATAAAAAATGGTAATTTTCAAGATTGGAGTATTGTTGGACTTTATTATGCGGTTTATCATGCTGCGCTAGCGCTAGTTACCAAAAAAGGTTTTATTTCACGAAGTCACAACGCGACAATGATTTTTTTGATAAAAAACTATACAAACGAATTTAGAAAAGAAGAACTGCAACTGGTCGATGAATTATCAATCACTAAAAAAGATGCAACTTTCTATACGAGTTTAAAATCGGAACGCCAAAAAGCAAGCTATTCAACAGATATAATGTTTAGTGAGTCTAAAGTATTGGAACTTCAGAAAAAATCTATCGATTTTGTAAACAAGGTTGAAGACATTATCGAAAGTTAA